From the genome of Gryllotalpicola protaetiae:
AGGGCGTGGCCGAGCTCGGCCCGGCCGAACTGCTCGCCATCGCGACCGAGCTCGAGGGCCACCCCGACAACGTCGCGCCCGCGCTCTTCGGCGGCCTGACCATCGCGTGGCTCGAGCCACGCGGTCCCCAGCACAAGAAGCTCAACGTGCACCGCGGCGTCTCGCCGGTCGTGTTCGTGCCTGCGCACACCGTGCCGACGAAGCTCGCGCGCTCGCTGCAGCCTGCGCAGGTGCCCCACGAGGACGCCGTGTTCAACGTCTCGCGCTCCGCGCTGCTCATCGCGGCGCTCATCCAGAGCCCCGAGCTGCTGCTGTCTGCAACTGAGGACAAGCTGCACCAGGACTACCGCGCCTCCGCGATGCCAGACACCAGCGCGCTCGTGCGGCTGCTGCGCGGGTCGGGGTTCCCCGCCGTCGTCTCCGGTGCCGGCCCGAGCGTGCTCGTGCTCTGCGAACGGCCGTCAGACCGCCTGCTCGCGGCCGACCTGGTCGCCGCTCAATCAGCCGTCGCCTGGCAGCCGCTGATGCTCGCCGTCGACTTCAAGGGCGCCACCGTGACGCCTATGGGGGCGCAGAGCGCCGCCTCCTGAGTGTTAGTATGGGCGCATCACCCACCGAAGTCCCGGCTTGTCGGCGACTCGGAATCTGCGGGTGAATCAGAAACACGTACGCCTCGCAATCGAGTTGATCCAACCCGAGTACCAACCAGCGGCGGAACGGTCCGCCGCGCACCATTGAAGTTGCGAGTGCTTTCCCGATGTGGCCCTCATGCGCCCTTCGGAGATAGGAATCCGAAGAAAAGTGACTGATCTGATCAGCGCCGAATCCGCTGACATCGACCTCAATTCGCTGCGCGTTCCGCAGCTGCAGGCCCTCGCGTCCGAGCTCGGCATCGCCGGCGGCGCGAAGCTGCGCAAGGGCGAGCTCATCGCCGCCATCGCGTCCGCCAGACAGAGTGCTGACCCGGTGGGTCAGCACCTGGCGGACGGCGAGCAGGCTGCGCCTGCGAGCGGTAGCCCCGCCGATGCTCCCTCCGACGAGTCCCTGGTCTCCATTCAGCCCGAGGCTGAGTCGACCAGCGGCGACCTCCTTCCGCCCGTCGACTCGGCTGCGCAGCAGCCGAGTGGAGACGAGGCATCCGAACCCACCCGCCCCGCACGCCGCTCGCGCCGTGCCTCGACCGGCGGCACCGTCACGGCGGCCGCCGGCCACGTGAACGCCGGACAGACCGGCGTCGAGTCGCTGCTGTCCGCGCTCGACGCGGTGGCAGAGCAGCGCCAGGCGGGCCACACGGCCCCGGCCGAGCAGGCAGAGGGCGAGGCATCCGACGCCGAGCAGGCCGACGAGGGCGGCCAGCAGCCCGGCGAGGGCGAGAGCAGCCGCAGCCGCCGCAACCGCCGCAACCGGAACCGCAACCGTGCGGAGCGCGAGTCGAACGGGCAGAACGGCGAGCAGCAGGCCCAGGGCGAGAAGCCCGAAGGCCAGCAGGGCGGCCGCGAGCAGGGCAACGGCCAGAACGGTCAGAACCAGAACGGCCAGAGCGGAAACCGCAACGGCCAGGGCCAGAACGGCCAGGGTCAGAACGGGCCTGACGGCGAGCAGGGCGAGGGCGGCCGTCGCAGCCGCTATCGCGACCGCAAGCGCCGCGGCGCCGCGGGCGGCGACGACGCCGAGGTCGAGCTGACCGAGGACGACGTGCTGATCCCGGTCGCGGGCATCCTCGACGTGCTCGACAACTACGCGTTCGTGCGCACCACCGGCTACCTGTCGGGCGCGAGCGACGTGTACGTCTCGCTCGGCCAGGTCAAGAAGTACAGCCTGCGCAAGGGCGACGCGGTCGTCGGCGCGATCCGCCAGCCGCGCGAGAACGACAACGGCGCGGGCTCGCGCCAGAAGTACAACGCGCTCGTGCGCGTCGACTCGATCAACGGCCAGACGGTCGAAGAGGCGGCCACCCGCGTCGAGTTCGGCAAGCTCACCCCGCTCTACCCGCAGGAGCGCCTGCGCCTCGAGACCGTGCCCGAGAAGCTGACCCAGCGCATCATCGACCTCGTCGCCCCGATCGGGAAGGGCCAGCGCGGCCTCATCGTCGCGCCTCCGAAGGCCGGCAAGACGATCGTGCTGCAGCAGATCGCGAACGCGATCACGACGAACAACCCCGAGGTCCACCTCATGGTCGTGCTCGTCGACGAGCGGCCGGAAGAGGTCACCGACATGCAGCGCACGGTGAAGGGCGAGGTCATCGCCTCGACCTTCGACCGCCCAGCCGAGGACCACACGACGGTCGCGGAGCTCGCCATCGAGCGCGCGAAGCGCCTCGTCGAGCTGGGCCACGACGTCGTCGTGCTGCTCGACTCGATCACCCGCCTCGGCCGTGCGTACAACGTCTCCGCCCCGGCATCCGGCCGCATTCTGTCCGGTGGTGTCGACGCGTCCGCCCTGTACCCGCCCAAGCGCTTCTTCGGTGCTGCTCGCAACATCGAGCACGGCGGGTCGCTCACGATTCTCGCGACGGCGCTCGTCGAGACCGGCTCCAAGATGGACGAGGTCATCTTCGAGGAGTTCAAGGGCACCGGAAACAGCGAGCTGCGCCTCTCGCGCCAGCTCGCCGACAAGCGCATCTTCCCGGCGGTCGACGTGAACGCGTCCTCCACCCGCCGCGAAGAGATGCTGCTGTCGCCCGACGAGGTCAAGATCACCTGGAAGCTGCGCCGCGCCCTCGCGGGCCTCGACCAGCAGCAGGCGCTCGAGGTGGTGCTCGGCAAGCTGAAGGAGACCTCGTCGAACGTCGAGTTCCTCGTGCAGATGCAGAAGTCGATCCCGACGTCCAGCAATGGCGGGCACTCGCACGGCAACGAGAACAACCACCGCTGATGTTCGAGTCGGTCTCAGGCCTGCTCGACGAGTTCCACGATCTCGAGCAGCAGCTCGCCGACCCGGCACTGCACGCCGACCCGGCGCGCGCGAAGAAGGTCAACCGCCGCTACGCCGAGCTCTCGCAGATCAAGAAGGCCTACGAGGACTGGCAGCAGTCGGTCGATGACCTGGACGCCGCGCGCGAGCTCGCCCGCGAGGACGACGCCTTCGCCGAGGAGATCCCTTCGCTCGAGGAGAGGCAGACCGCCGCACAGGAGAAGCTGCGGCGCCTCCTGATCCCGCGCGACCCCGACGACGGCCGCGACGTGATCCTCGAGATCAAGGGCGGCGCCGGCGGGGAAGAGGCGGCGCTGTTCGCGTCGGACCTGCTGCGCATGTACGTGCACTACGCCGACTCGAAGGGGTGGAAGTCCGAGATCCTCGAGGCGGACGCCACCGACCTCGGCGGGTACACGAACGTGCAGGTCGCCATCAAGTCGAATGCGACCGACCCGGCGCAGGGCGTGTGGGCGCACCTCAAGTACGAGGGCGGCGTGCACCGCGTGCAGCGTGTGCCGGCGACCGAGTCGCAGGGGCGCATCCAGACCTCGACGGCCGGCGTGCTCGTCTTCCCCGAGGTCGATGAGCCCGAAGAGGTCGAGATCGCGGCGAACGACATCCGCGTGGATGTCTTCCGCTCATCCGGCCCCGGCGGCCAGTCGGTGAACACGACCGACTCGGCGGTGCGCATCACGCACCTGCCGACCGGCATCGTCGTGTCGATGCAGAACGAGAAGTCGCAGATCCAGAACCGCGAGGCCGCGATGCGCGTGCTTCGGGCGCGGCTG
Proteins encoded in this window:
- the thrB gene encoding homoserine kinase yields the protein MTVAPGEMPGPAIPIGRSVHVRVPATTANLGPGFDTLGLALSLYDEVDATVSATPGVRVEVHGVGADGAVPTDASNLVASVVLDVLARKGVEVPGLDLVARNAIPHGRGLGSSGAAIVAGIMVAKGLLEGVAELGPAELLAIATELEGHPDNVAPALFGGLTIAWLEPRGPQHKKLNVHRGVSPVVFVPAHTVPTKLARSLQPAQVPHEDAVFNVSRSALLIAALIQSPELLLSATEDKLHQDYRASAMPDTSALVRLLRGSGFPAVVSGAGPSVLVLCERPSDRLLAADLVAAQSAVAWQPLMLAVDFKGATVTPMGAQSAAS
- the rho gene encoding transcription termination factor Rho; translation: MTDLISAESADIDLNSLRVPQLQALASELGIAGGAKLRKGELIAAIASARQSADPVGQHLADGEQAAPASGSPADAPSDESLVSIQPEAESTSGDLLPPVDSAAQQPSGDEASEPTRPARRSRRASTGGTVTAAAGHVNAGQTGVESLLSALDAVAEQRQAGHTAPAEQAEGEASDAEQADEGGQQPGEGESSRSRRNRRNRNRNRAERESNGQNGEQQAQGEKPEGQQGGREQGNGQNGQNQNGQSGNRNGQGQNGQGQNGPDGEQGEGGRRSRYRDRKRRGAAGGDDAEVELTEDDVLIPVAGILDVLDNYAFVRTTGYLSGASDVYVSLGQVKKYSLRKGDAVVGAIRQPRENDNGAGSRQKYNALVRVDSINGQTVEEAATRVEFGKLTPLYPQERLRLETVPEKLTQRIIDLVAPIGKGQRGLIVAPPKAGKTIVLQQIANAITTNNPEVHLMVVLVDERPEEVTDMQRTVKGEVIASTFDRPAEDHTTVAELAIERAKRLVELGHDVVVLLDSITRLGRAYNVSAPASGRILSGGVDASALYPPKRFFGAARNIEHGGSLTILATALVETGSKMDEVIFEEFKGTGNSELRLSRQLADKRIFPAVDVNASSTRREEMLLSPDEVKITWKLRRALAGLDQQQALEVVLGKLKETSSNVEFLVQMQKSIPTSSNGGHSHGNENNHR
- the prfA gene encoding peptide chain release factor 1; translated protein: MFESVSGLLDEFHDLEQQLADPALHADPARAKKVNRRYAELSQIKKAYEDWQQSVDDLDAARELAREDDAFAEEIPSLEERQTAAQEKLRRLLIPRDPDDGRDVILEIKGGAGGEEAALFASDLLRMYVHYADSKGWKSEILEADATDLGGYTNVQVAIKSNATDPAQGVWAHLKYEGGVHRVQRVPATESQGRIQTSTAGVLVFPEVDEPEEVEIAANDIRVDVFRSSGPGGQSVNTTDSAVRITHLPTGIVVSMQNEKSQIQNREAAMRVLRARLLAKQQEELDAAASDARKSQVRSMDRSERIRTYNFPENRIADHRTGFKAYNLDQVLNGALEPVIESAITADEEARLAALGDTES